In one Denitratisoma sp. genomic region, the following are encoded:
- the lpdA gene encoding dihydrolipoyl dehydrogenase: MSILEVRVPDIGDFKDVPVIGVEVSPGDTVKAEDPLVTLESDKATMEVPAPAAGTVKEIRLKVGDKVSEGTLVLLLETVESAAASPAPPPFEKGGPGGISPAADIETDMLVLGAGPGGYSAAFRAADLGLKTVLVERYAALGGVCLNVGCIPSKALLHVAAVMEEAAHMADHGVTFAAPKVDLDKLRAHKAKVVTKLTHGLAGMAKARKVDVVRGYGHFLDANRLEVELTQGEGQEKAGGKKVVRFRKCIIAAGSSAVRLPFIPDDPRIVDSTGALELRFVPKRLLVIGGGIIGLEMATVYSALGAKVDVVEMLDGLMQGPDRDLVKVWEKRNAGRFDKVMLKTKTVKVEALKEGLKVWLEGEQAPAEPQLYDMILQSAGRSPNGSKIGADKAGVAVDARGFIAVDKQMRTNVPHIFAIGDLVGQPMLAHKAVHEAHVAAEAAAGHKSFFDARVIPGVAYTDPEVAWVGLGEAEAKRQGIKVGIGKFPWAASGRAIANGAEHGFTKLVFDEETHRIVGGGIVGPNAGDMIGEIALAIEMGADAVDIGKTIHPHPTLGESIGLAAEVYEGACTDLPPSKKK; encoded by the coding sequence ATGAGCATCCTGGAAGTCCGCGTGCCCGACATCGGCGACTTCAAGGACGTGCCGGTGATCGGGGTGGAAGTCAGTCCCGGCGACACGGTGAAGGCGGAGGATCCGCTCGTCACCCTGGAGTCCGACAAGGCCACCATGGAAGTGCCCGCGCCCGCCGCCGGCACGGTGAAGGAAATCCGGCTCAAGGTCGGCGACAAGGTCAGCGAAGGCACGCTGGTGCTGCTGCTGGAGACCGTCGAGAGTGCGGCCGCCTCGCCTGCCCCTCCCCCCTTTGAAAAAGGGGGTCCGGGGGGGATTTCTCCCGCCGCCGACATCGAAACCGACATGCTCGTCCTCGGCGCCGGCCCCGGCGGCTACTCCGCCGCCTTCCGCGCCGCCGACCTCGGCCTGAAGACCGTGCTGGTCGAGCGCTACGCCGCACTCGGCGGCGTCTGCCTCAACGTCGGCTGCATCCCCTCCAAGGCGCTGCTGCACGTCGCTGCCGTGATGGAGGAGGCCGCCCACATGGCCGACCACGGCGTGACCTTCGCCGCGCCGAAAGTGGACCTCGACAAGCTGCGCGCGCACAAGGCCAAGGTCGTCACGAAGCTCACGCACGGCCTCGCCGGCATGGCCAAGGCGCGCAAGGTGGACGTCGTGCGCGGCTACGGCCACTTCCTCGACGCCAACCGCCTCGAGGTCGAACTCACCCAGGGCGAGGGCCAGGAGAAGGCCGGCGGCAAGAAAGTCGTCCGCTTCCGGAAATGCATCATCGCCGCCGGCTCGAGCGCCGTGCGCCTGCCCTTCATCCCCGACGATCCGCGCATCGTCGACTCGACCGGCGCGCTCGAGCTGCGCTTCGTGCCGAAGCGCCTGCTGGTGATCGGCGGCGGCATCATCGGCCTGGAGATGGCGACGGTTTACTCGGCGCTCGGCGCGAAGGTGGACGTCGTCGAGATGCTCGACGGCCTCATGCAGGGCCCCGACCGCGACCTCGTCAAGGTGTGGGAGAAGAGGAACGCCGGCCGCTTTGACAAGGTGATGCTGAAGACGAAGACCGTCAAGGTCGAGGCGCTGAAGGAAGGATTGAAGGTCTGGCTCGAAGGCGAGCAGGCGCCCGCCGAGCCGCAGCTGTACGACATGATCCTGCAGTCGGCCGGCCGCAGCCCGAACGGCAGCAAGATCGGCGCCGACAAGGCCGGCGTGGCGGTGGACGCGCGCGGCTTCATCGCCGTCGACAAGCAGATGCGCACGAACGTCCCGCACATCTTCGCCATCGGCGACCTGGTCGGCCAGCCGATGCTGGCGCACAAGGCGGTGCACGAGGCCCACGTCGCGGCGGAAGCGGCGGCGGGGCACAAGAGCTTCTTCGACGCCCGCGTGATCCCCGGCGTCGCCTACACCGACCCGGAAGTGGCCTGGGTCGGCCTCGGCGAGGCCGAGGCGAAGAGGCAGGGCATCAAGGTCGGCATCGGCAAGTTTCCCTGGGCCGCCTCCGGCCGCGCCATCGCCAACGGCGCCGAGCACGGCTTCACCAAGCTCGTCTTCGACGAAGAGACCCACCGCATCGTCGGCGGCGGCATCGTCGGCCCCAACGCCGGCGACATGATCGGCGAGATCGCCCTGGCCATCGAGATGGGCGCCGATGCCGTGGACATCGGCAAGACCATCCACCCGCACCCGACCCTGGGCGAATCGATCGGCCTGGCGGCGGAAGTCTATGAGGGCGCTTGCACCGACCTGCCGCCATCAAAGAAGAAGTAA
- a CDS encoding diguanylate cyclase translates to MLEALKGMAASLRFRLIAAACFVLVLVLWVQVANSVRLLDDALIARENLHLAELQVLHNASLAVPLAERDYVKLTRLVRQLGQQEGTSYVVLQDAARRIVAAEGWDPAQPLPTSMEDFSSLPREAERFDGVTVLRIGDREIGSVRFGIDTRYLRQASDQLLWQSVAIGWGAFVLTVILLALIGYWLTRSLRILQRGAAALESGETTVRLPVGSNDEVGALTRAFNRMSQALDERVEALKKSEARFHAIADYTYGVEGWFNPQGRLIWINRSVERITGYTPLECLLSNNLVDMLVFDKDRKLALEVALKALRGSTGDNFEVRLKRKDGSVVWTVLNWQPLNSPTGEYLGLRVSGDEIQGRKEAELKLLDTVVELRRAQALKEYYLTNSNEERSRLEALLNVMKIGVLFADGNHRVVYINNACRDIWKLPRDENLAGLRDSSMIDRMARLCKEDVAFRRHIEEVLAGEEVSGAYEIGLQDGRIITDISALVPGDKPGRFIGRVWIYEDVTRQKQLEAQLIQLAERDPLTNLYNRRRFHEEIERIIADASRRKAQAGLLAVDLDGFKPINDEFGHQAGDVVLMRLAEEVGAIVRRNEIFFRVGGDEFAILAPDADEEEMVGLARRVGGKIADMRFNFAGRDVQLTASLGIALYPKHAASSEEIIARADSAMYQAKMSGKNRWAVFGSAKLH, encoded by the coding sequence ATGCTGGAAGCCCTCAAGGGCATGGCCGCTTCGCTGCGCTTCCGCCTCATCGCGGCGGCCTGCTTCGTCCTGGTGCTCGTGCTGTGGGTGCAGGTCGCCAACAGCGTGCGCCTGCTCGACGATGCGTTGATTGCACGGGAGAACCTCCACCTGGCGGAATTGCAGGTCCTCCACAATGCCTCCCTTGCCGTGCCGTTGGCCGAGCGCGACTACGTCAAGCTGACGCGCCTGGTCAGGCAGCTGGGGCAGCAGGAGGGCACCAGCTACGTCGTGCTGCAGGATGCCGCCAGGCGCATCGTTGCGGCGGAAGGCTGGGATCCCGCCCAACCGCTGCCGACCTCCATGGAAGACTTCTCCAGCCTGCCGCGCGAGGCCGAGCGCTTCGACGGCGTCACCGTGCTGCGCATCGGCGACCGCGAGATCGGCAGCGTGCGCTTCGGCATCGACACGCGCTACCTGCGCCAGGCCAGCGACCAGCTGCTGTGGCAGAGCGTCGCCATCGGCTGGGGCGCTTTCGTGCTGACCGTGATCTTGCTGGCCCTGATCGGCTACTGGCTGACGCGCAGCCTGCGCATCCTGCAGCGCGGCGCCGCTGCGCTGGAAAGCGGCGAGACCACCGTGCGCCTGCCGGTCGGCAGCAACGACGAAGTCGGCGCGCTGACGCGGGCCTTCAACCGCATGTCGCAGGCGCTCGACGAGCGCGTCGAAGCGCTGAAGAAGAGCGAGGCGCGCTTCCATGCCATCGCCGACTACACCTACGGTGTCGAGGGCTGGTTCAACCCGCAGGGCCGCCTCATCTGGATCAACCGCTCGGTCGAACGCATCACCGGCTACACGCCGCTCGAGTGCCTGCTCTCGAACAACCTGGTGGACATGCTGGTGTTCGACAAGGACCGCAAGCTGGCACTCGAGGTCGCGCTCAAGGCCCTGCGCGGCAGCACCGGCGACAACTTCGAGGTGCGCCTCAAGCGCAAGGACGGCAGCGTCGTATGGACGGTGCTCAACTGGCAGCCGCTCAACAGCCCGACCGGCGAGTACCTTGGCCTGCGCGTCTCGGGGGACGAAATCCAGGGCCGCAAGGAGGCCGAACTGAAGCTGCTCGACACGGTGGTCGAGCTGCGCCGCGCGCAGGCGCTCAAGGAATACTACCTGACCAACAGCAACGAGGAGCGCTCGCGCCTGGAAGCCCTGCTCAACGTCATGAAGATCGGCGTGCTCTTCGCCGACGGCAACCACCGCGTCGTCTACATCAACAACGCCTGCCGCGACATCTGGAAGCTGCCGCGCGACGAGAACCTGGCGGGGCTGCGCGACAGCAGCATGATCGACCGCATGGCCCGCCTGTGCAAAGAGGACGTCGCCTTCCGCAGGCATATCGAGGAGGTGCTGGCCGGCGAGGAAGTCAGCGGCGCCTACGAAATCGGCTTGCAGGACGGCCGCATCATCACCGACATCTCCGCCCTCGTGCCCGGCGACAAGCCCGGCCGCTTCATCGGCCGCGTCTGGATCTACGAGGACGTCACCCGCCAGAAGCAGCTCGAGGCCCAGCTCATCCAGCTGGCCGAGCGCGACCCGCTCACCAACCTCTACAACCGCCGCCGCTTCCACGAGGAGATCGAGCGCATCATCGCCGACGCCTCGCGGCGCAAGGCCCAGGCCGGGCTGCTCGCCGTCGACCTCGACGGCTTCAAGCCGATCAACGACGAGTTCGGCCACCAGGCCGGCGACGTCGTCCTCATGCGCCTGGCCGAGGAGGTTGGCGCCATCGTCCGCCGCAACGAGATCTTCTTCCGCGTCGGCGGCGACGAATTCGCCATCCTGGCGCCGGATGCTGACGAGGAGGAAATGGTCGGCCTGGCCCGCCGCGTCGGCGGCAAGATCGCCGACATGCGGTTCAATTTCGCCGGACGTGACGTCCAGCTTACCGCCAGCCTCGGCATCGCGCTCTATCCCAAGCACGCCGCCAGCAGCGAGGAAATCATCGCCCGGGCCGACTCCGCCATGTACCAGGCCAAGATGAGCGGCAAGAACCGCTGGGCGGTATTCGGGAGCGCGAAGCTGCACTAG
- a CDS encoding LysR family transcriptional regulator produces the protein MHLTLRQLKIFEAVARHLSFSRAADELHLTQPAVSMQVRSLEAAAGLPLTEQVGKRVFLTEAGEELARHARVIAQQLREAEEALLAMKGLRGGRLNIGVVSTAKYFAPRLLTAFRQLHPEVELRLGVHNRGEIVQQLVDNDIDLAIMGRPPQELETVSEPFAENPLVFVAAPDHPLAGAKRIAPKQLAEESFLLREPGSGTRAAMERFLAENGVVPQRTVEMTSNETIKQAVMAGMGISFISERTIVLELATGHIARLNVTGTPLKRHWFVVHRAEKRLLPVAEAFRQFLLKESGGLDEPPAKVAASAASGSSRARPQKAADRRQR, from the coding sequence ATGCACCTGACCCTGCGCCAGTTGAAGATTTTCGAGGCGGTGGCCCGCCACCTGTCGTTCTCGCGCGCCGCCGACGAGCTGCACCTGACCCAGCCCGCCGTGTCCATGCAGGTACGGAGCCTGGAGGCGGCGGCGGGACTGCCGCTCACCGAGCAGGTCGGCAAGCGCGTCTTCCTCACCGAGGCCGGCGAGGAGCTGGCGCGCCACGCCCGCGTCATCGCCCAGCAGCTGCGCGAGGCCGAGGAGGCGCTGCTGGCCATGAAGGGCTTGCGCGGCGGTCGCCTCAACATCGGCGTGGTGTCCACCGCCAAGTATTTCGCGCCGCGCCTGCTCACGGCCTTCCGCCAGCTGCACCCGGAGGTCGAGCTGCGCCTCGGCGTGCACAACCGCGGCGAGATCGTGCAGCAGCTCGTCGACAACGACATCGACCTTGCCATCATGGGGCGCCCGCCGCAGGAGCTGGAGACGGTGTCGGAGCCGTTCGCCGAGAACCCGCTGGTCTTCGTCGCGGCGCCGGACCATCCGCTGGCGGGGGCGAAGCGCATCGCGCCGAAGCAGCTGGCGGAGGAAAGCTTCCTGCTGCGCGAGCCCGGCTCCGGCACGCGGGCGGCGATGGAGCGCTTCCTGGCGGAGAACGGCGTCGTGCCGCAGCGCACCGTGGAGATGACCAGCAACGAGACCATCAAGCAGGCGGTGATGGCCGGCATGGGCATCTCCTTCATCTCGGAGCGCACCATCGTGCTAGAGCTGGCCACCGGCCACATCGCCCGCCTGAATGTGACGGGCACCCCGCTCAAGCGCCACTGGTTCGTGGTGCATCGCGCCGAGAAGCGCCTGCTGCCGGTGGCGGAGGCCTTCCGCCAGTTCCTGCTGAAGGAGAGCGGCGGGCTCGACGAGCCGCCGGCGAAGGTCGCGGCTAGCGCCGCGAGCGGATCCAGTCGCGCCAGGCCGCAAAAAGCTGCGGATCGACGGCAGCGATGA
- a CDS encoding oxidative damage protection protein — protein sequence MGRMVKCVKLGREAEGMDFPPVPGELGKRIFENVSKEAWQQWVKFQTMLINENRLSLADAKARKYLAEQMEKHFFGSGADQVQGYVPPKS from the coding sequence ATGGGCCGCATGGTGAAATGCGTCAAGCTGGGCCGCGAGGCGGAAGGCATGGACTTCCCGCCGGTGCCGGGCGAGCTGGGCAAGCGCATTTTTGAGAACGTCTCCAAGGAAGCCTGGCAGCAGTGGGTCAAGTTCCAGACGATGCTGATCAACGAAAACCGCCTCAGCCTGGCCGACGCCAAGGCGCGCAAATACCTCGCCGAGCAGATGGAGAAGCACTTCTTCGGCTCGGGCGCCGACCAGGTGCAGGGCTACGTGCCGCCGAAGTCCTGA
- the argA gene encoding amino-acid N-acetyltransferase — MTAPEPTRQYVSWFRQAAPYIHAFRGRTFVIGFDGEVAQGALAQALAQDCNLLAALGIRLVLVHGARPQIEAELARRGLKAKYHKGLRVTDAAALECVKAAMGVTRLEIEALLSQGLPNTPMAGAWMRVTGGNFITAKPVGVVDGIDYQYTGAVRKIVANEISADLDQQNVVLISPIGVSPAGEIFNLSMEEVAESVAVALQAEKLIFLCDAPGVTDRRGQLIDAITADEAEQVLRKPKRLTEDLGLYLPCCMRATRAGVKRAHLVDRDVDGGLLLELFTHEGVGTVVTRDPLARLREATIDDVAAIVGLIAPLEADGTLVRRGRELLEMEIGRFSVLEHDGVILGCAALYPFSKDKAAELACLAVNPDYRRVGYGEQLLHYMEVRARKAGLKKLFVLTTRTSHWFIERGFKEAGVDSLPREKRELYNWQRRSKVLGKAL; from the coding sequence ATGACAGCGCCCGAACCCACCCGGCAATACGTCTCCTGGTTCCGCCAGGCGGCGCCCTACATTCACGCCTTCCGCGGCCGCACCTTCGTCATCGGCTTCGACGGCGAGGTGGCCCAAGGCGCCCTGGCGCAGGCGCTGGCGCAGGACTGCAACCTGCTCGCCGCACTCGGCATCCGTCTGGTGCTGGTGCATGGCGCGCGGCCGCAGATCGAGGCCGAGCTCGCGCGGCGCGGCCTCAAGGCGAAGTACCACAAGGGCCTGCGCGTCACCGATGCCGCGGCGCTGGAGTGCGTCAAGGCGGCGATGGGCGTCACGCGGCTGGAGATCGAGGCACTGCTCTCGCAGGGGCTGCCCAACACGCCGATGGCGGGCGCCTGGATGCGCGTCACCGGCGGCAACTTCATTACCGCCAAGCCGGTCGGCGTCGTCGACGGCATCGACTACCAGTACACCGGCGCAGTGCGCAAGATCGTCGCCAACGAGATCAGCGCCGACCTCGACCAGCAGAACGTCGTCCTGATCAGCCCGATCGGCGTTTCGCCCGCCGGCGAGATATTCAACCTCAGCATGGAAGAGGTCGCCGAGTCGGTGGCCGTCGCCCTGCAGGCCGAGAAGCTCATCTTCCTGTGCGATGCGCCCGGCGTCACCGACCGCCGTGGCCAGCTCATCGATGCGATCACCGCCGACGAAGCCGAGCAGGTGCTGCGCAAGCCGAAGCGCCTGACCGAGGATCTCGGCCTTTACCTGCCCTGCTGCATGCGCGCCACCCGCGCCGGCGTCAAGCGCGCCCACCTGGTCGACCGCGACGTCGACGGCGGCCTGCTGCTCGAGCTGTTCACCCACGAGGGCGTCGGCACGGTCGTCACGCGCGACCCGCTGGCGCGCCTGCGCGAGGCGACCATCGACGACGTCGCCGCCATCGTCGGCCTGATCGCCCCGCTGGAGGCGGACGGCACGCTGGTGCGGCGCGGCCGCGAACTGCTGGAGATGGAAATCGGCCGCTTCTCCGTGCTCGAGCACGACGGCGTGATCCTCGGCTGCGCCGCCCTGTATCCGTTCAGCAAGGACAAGGCGGCGGAGCTCGCCTGCCTGGCCGTCAATCCCGATTACCGCCGCGTCGGCTACGGCGAGCAGCTGCTGCACTACATGGAGGTGCGGGCGCGCAAGGCCGGCCTGAAGAAGCTGTTCGTGCTGACGACGCGCACCTCCCACTGGTTCATCGAGCGCGGCTTCAAGGAAGCCGGCGTCGACTCCCTGCCGCGCGAGAAGCGCGAGCTCTACAACTGGCAACGTCGTTCCAAGGTGCTGGGCAAGGCCTTGTAG
- a CDS encoding inositol monophosphatase family protein, with protein sequence MSSPWYELAAAVTQVVREVAAQVVMPRYLQVVREHKADGTIFTEVDIAAQRALAERLQRLRERPMLGEEEMGEAEQHRLWNEGAEGLWVVDPIDGTTNFVAGLPFFAISVAYFVEGRAVVGVVYNPATREMFFASRGGGAIMNGLRLPLRAPAASLAECVAGVDFKRIPKKLGDDLATRPPYYSQRNFGCSTLEWAYAAAGRLDLLLHGGQKLWDYAAGRLILEEAGGRMCTLKKDDFDADDLWKRSVIAAVDPQLFAAWRDWIRSRR encoded by the coding sequence GTGAGCTCGCCCTGGTACGAACTCGCCGCGGCAGTCACCCAGGTGGTGCGCGAGGTCGCCGCCCAGGTGGTGATGCCGCGCTACCTGCAGGTGGTGCGCGAGCACAAGGCCGACGGCACCATCTTCACGGAAGTCGACATTGCCGCCCAGCGCGCGCTGGCCGAGCGGCTGCAGCGCCTGCGCGAGCGCCCGATGCTGGGCGAGGAGGAGATGGGCGAGGCCGAGCAGCACCGGCTCTGGAACGAAGGCGCCGAGGGGCTGTGGGTGGTCGATCCCATCGACGGCACGACCAATTTCGTCGCCGGCCTGCCCTTCTTCGCCATCTCGGTGGCCTATTTCGTCGAGGGCCGCGCCGTCGTCGGCGTGGTCTACAACCCGGCGACGCGCGAGATGTTCTTCGCCTCGCGCGGCGGCGGCGCCATCATGAACGGCCTGCGCCTGCCGCTGCGGGCGCCGGCGGCCAGCCTCGCCGAGTGCGTCGCCGGCGTCGACTTCAAGCGCATCCCGAAGAAACTCGGCGACGACCTCGCCACGCGGCCACCCTACTACTCGCAGCGCAACTTCGGCTGCAGCACCCTGGAATGGGCCTATGCCGCCGCAGGCCGGCTCGACCTGCTGCTGCACGGCGGCCAGAAGCTGTGGGACTACGCCGCCGGCCGCCTGATCCTGGAGGAGGCGGGCGGGCGCATGTGCACCCTGAAGAAGGACGATTTCGACGCCGACGACCTGTGGAAGCGCTCCGTCATCGCTGCCGTCGATCCGCAGCTTTTTGCGGCCTGGCGCGACTGGATCCGCTCGCGGCGCTAG
- a CDS encoding thioredoxin family protein, whose protein sequence is MVSLTTPICDFGWKAPDFDLPGTDGRRHGLASARGPNGLLVMFICNHCPYVQAVLDRIVRDCRELAAHGVGSIAVMSNDPTDYPEDAWDNMVAVSNRMEFPFPYVLDETQEVAKAYGAVCTPDFFGFNAALELQYRGRLDASRKESVPAARRDLFEAMLQVAQTGRGPREQIPSMGCSIKWKDEAR, encoded by the coding sequence ATGGTCAGCCTCACCACCCCCATCTGCGACTTCGGCTGGAAGGCCCCCGACTTCGACCTGCCCGGCACCGACGGTCGCCGACACGGCCTGGCCAGCGCACGCGGCCCCAATGGCCTGCTGGTGATGTTCATCTGCAACCACTGCCCCTACGTCCAGGCGGTGCTCGACCGCATCGTGCGCGACTGCCGCGAACTGGCGGCGCACGGGGTGGGGTCGATTGCGGTCATGTCGAACGATCCGACCGACTACCCCGAGGATGCCTGGGACAACATGGTGGCGGTGTCGAATCGCATGGAATTCCCCTTCCCCTACGTCCTCGACGAGACGCAGGAAGTGGCGAAGGCCTACGGCGCGGTGTGCACGCCGGACTTCTTCGGCTTCAACGCCGCGCTGGAACTGCAGTACCGCGGCCGCCTCGACGCCTCGCGGAAAGAGTCAGTCCCGGCGGCACGGCGCGATCTGTTCGAGGCCATGCTGCAGGTAGCGCAGACCGGCCGGGGACCGCGCGAGCAGATCCCGAGCATGGGCTGCTCGATCAAATGGAAGGATGAAGCAAGGTGA
- the rpiA gene encoding ribose-5-phosphate isomerase RpiA, producing MTQDELKQAVARAAIDYVVPGAIIGVGTGSTANHFIDELGRIKDRIPGAVASSEATAKRLAGHGIQVLDLNDVSDIPVYVDGADEIDSSMAMIKGGGGALTREKIVAAVAQKFICIADASKLVQTMGRFPLPVEVIPMARAHVARELAKLGGEPVLRSGFTTDNGNIILDVKGLSITDPKALETRINAIVGVVTNGLFALRGADVALLAGTDGVKTLKRS from the coding sequence ATGACCCAGGACGAACTCAAGCAGGCGGTGGCAAGAGCCGCCATCGACTACGTGGTGCCCGGCGCCATCATCGGCGTCGGCACCGGCTCGACGGCCAACCACTTCATCGACGAGCTCGGCAGGATCAAGGACCGCATCCCCGGCGCGGTGGCCAGTTCGGAAGCCACGGCCAAGCGGCTCGCCGGCCACGGCATCCAGGTGCTCGACCTCAACGACGTCTCCGACATCCCGGTATACGTGGACGGCGCCGACGAGATCGACTCATCCATGGCCATGATCAAGGGCGGCGGCGGCGCGCTGACGCGCGAGAAGATCGTCGCCGCCGTGGCGCAGAAGTTTATCTGCATCGCCGATGCTTCCAAGCTGGTGCAGACGATGGGCAGGTTTCCCTTGCCCGTCGAAGTCATCCCGATGGCCCGCGCCCACGTCGCGCGCGAACTGGCCAAGCTCGGCGGCGAGCCGGTGCTGCGCTCAGGCTTCACCACCGACAACGGCAATATCATCCTCGACGTGAAGGGCCTTTCCATCACCGACCCGAAGGCGCTGGAGACCCGCATCAACGCAATAGTAGGCGTCGTCACCAACGGCCTCTTCGCCCTGCGCGGGGCCGACGTCGCGTTGCTGGCCGGGACGGACGGCGTGAAGACGCTGAAGCGAAGCTGA
- a CDS encoding 16S rRNA (uracil(1498)-N(3))-methyltransferase: MTSRFFCPQPLVPNSLAELPSDAAHHALRVLRLSVGDAVTLFNGEGGEYPGRIAEAGRAVRVRLGDRLAVERESPLELVLAQALPSGDKMDFVVQKAVELGAARIQPLLAARSVVRLSGERAARRVEHWRQVVISACEQCGRNRLPEIAPILDLRQWLGRLPQDNEMNRLLLSPQGGRRPREMAGSRYLLLVGPEGGLDKEEAAAARLAGFADLALGPRVLRTETAGPAALAALGALYGDI; this comes from the coding sequence ATGACTTCGCGCTTCTTCTGTCCGCAACCGCTGGTGCCGAACAGCCTGGCCGAACTGCCGTCGGACGCCGCGCACCACGCGCTGCGCGTGTTGCGGCTGTCCGTCGGCGATGCCGTGACGCTGTTCAACGGCGAGGGCGGCGAGTATCCCGGCCGGATCGCCGAGGCCGGCCGCGCCGTGCGCGTGCGGCTGGGCGATCGGCTTGCCGTCGAGCGAGAGTCGCCCCTGGAACTGGTGCTGGCGCAGGCGCTGCCCTCCGGCGACAAGATGGACTTCGTCGTGCAGAAGGCCGTCGAGCTGGGTGCCGCGCGCATCCAGCCGCTGCTGGCGGCGCGCAGCGTGGTGCGGCTGTCGGGCGAGCGCGCCGCGCGTCGCGTCGAACACTGGCGCCAGGTGGTCATCTCCGCCTGCGAGCAGTGCGGCCGCAACCGGCTGCCGGAAATCGCGCCGATTCTTGATCTGCGGCAATGGCTCGGCCGCCTGCCGCAGGACAATGAAATGAATAGGCTGCTGCTCTCGCCGCAGGGCGGGCGCCGGCCGCGCGAGATGGCCGGCAGCCGCTACCTGCTGCTGGTCGGGCCCGAAGGCGGACTGGACAAGGAGGAGGCGGCGGCGGCCAGGCTGGCGGGATTTGCGGACCTGGCGCTCGGGCCGCGCGTCCTGCGTACGGAAACGGCGGGCCCTGCCGCGCTGGCTGCGCTGGGCGCGCTTTACGGCGACATCTGA
- the pap gene encoding polyphosphate:AMP phosphotransferase translates to MFESAELGHKISKEVFDKEAPKLRADLLDAQFDVGELKKFPVIILINGVDGAGKGETVNLLNAWMDPRHIQTHAFPPPSDEERERPFMWRFWRALPPRGKIGILFGNWYTDPIVNRVLKKTKAADLDQSIEEINRFEQMLADEGALILKFWFHLSKDAQRKRLKALEKDKDTRWRVTEADWEHFKIYDKFRAVSEHTLRHTSTGVAPWIVVEGTDEQYRYLTVAKILLDAMRKRVDQEKKGARRVAVSAPPPPPAADRRDLINSLDMKLALTKKKFDKELEKYQGRLNLLTRNPKFKARSLICVFEGSDAAGKGGSIRRITGALDARQYAIVPIAAPTEEERVQPYLWRFWRHVPRIGRVTIFDRSWYGRVLVERVEGFAREEDWMRAYAEINDFEDQLVRSGAIVAKFWLAITAEEQLKRFKEREKTRFKRFKITEEDWRNRKKWDDYEQAVCDMIDRTSTEIAPWTLVEANDKLHARIKVLKTLCDRLEDAL, encoded by the coding sequence ATGTTCGAATCGGCGGAACTGGGGCACAAGATCAGCAAGGAGGTCTTCGACAAGGAGGCGCCGAAGCTGCGCGCCGACCTGCTCGATGCGCAGTTCGACGTCGGCGAGTTGAAGAAATTTCCCGTCATCATCCTCATCAACGGCGTAGACGGCGCCGGCAAGGGCGAGACGGTGAACCTGCTCAACGCCTGGATGGACCCGCGCCACATCCAGACCCACGCCTTCCCGCCGCCCTCCGACGAGGAGCGCGAGCGGCCCTTCATGTGGCGCTTCTGGCGTGCGCTGCCGCCGCGGGGCAAAATCGGCATCCTCTTCGGCAACTGGTACACCGACCCCATCGTCAACCGCGTGCTGAAGAAGACCAAGGCGGCCGACCTCGACCAGTCCATCGAGGAGATCAACCGCTTCGAGCAGATGCTCGCCGACGAGGGCGCGCTGATCCTGAAGTTCTGGTTCCACCTCTCCAAGGATGCGCAGCGCAAGCGCCTCAAGGCGCTGGAGAAGGACAAGGACACGCGCTGGCGCGTCACCGAGGCGGACTGGGAGCACTTCAAGATCTACGACAAGTTCCGCGCCGTCTCCGAGCACACGCTGCGCCACACCAGCACCGGCGTGGCGCCGTGGATCGTCGTCGAGGGCACCGACGAGCAGTACCGCTACCTCACCGTGGCGAAGATCCTGCTCGACGCCATGAGGAAGCGCGTCGACCAGGAGAAGAAAGGCGCGCGCCGCGTCGCCGTCAGCGCGCCGCCGCCGCCGCCCGCCGCCGACCGGCGCGACCTCATCAACTCGCTCGACATGAAGCTGGCGCTGACCAAGAAGAAATTCGACAAGGAGCTGGAGAAGTACCAGGGGCGGCTGAACCTGCTCACGCGCAACCCGAAGTTCAAGGCGCGCTCGCTGATCTGCGTCTTCGAGGGTTCGGACGCCGCCGGCAAGGGCGGCAGCATCCGCCGCATCACCGGCGCGCTGGATGCGCGCCAGTACGCCATCGTGCCGATCGCCGCGCCGACCGAGGAAGAGCGCGTCCAGCCCTACCTGTGGCGCTTCTGGCGGCACGTGCCGCGCATCGGCCGCGTCACCATCTTCGACCGCTCCTGGTACGGCCGGGTGCTGGTCGAGCGCGTCGAGGGCTTCGCCCGCGAGGAGGACTGGATGCGCGCCTACGCCGAGATCAACGACTTCGAGGACCAACTGGTGAGGAGCGGCGCCATCGTCGCCAAGTTCTGGCTGGCCATCACCGCCGAAGAGCAGCTCAAGCGCTTCAAGGAGCGCGAGAAGACCCGCTTCAAGCGATTCAAGATCACCGAGGAGGATTGGCGCAACCGCAAGAAGTGGGACGACTACGAGCAAGCCGTCTGCGACATGATCGACCGCACCAGCACCGAGATCGCGCCGTGGACCCTGGTCGAGGCCAACGACAAGCTGCATGCCCGCATCAAGGTGCTGAAGACGCTCTGCGATCGTCTCGAGGACGCCCTGTAA